In Halobaculum limi, one DNA window encodes the following:
- a CDS encoding amidohydrolase family protein has product MSDGDPVTHEGTVLVGHDFEAVEGRVVVEDGNVAAVEETAVDSTDIVCPAFVNAHTHIGDSVAKEAGRGLELDALVAPPGGLKHRILRSTDRAELVAAMRRSLQYMHDTGTTAHVEFREGGVAGVEAIATASEGLPVESVVLGREEVAAMEHPFAAGFGASGARDANFADERAATREAGKTFGIHAGERDPDDIDAAMDLDPDHIVHLVHPEQHHLDRLEQEGWPVVVCPRSNLVTGVGLPPLRDLLDRTTVALGTDNVMLNSPSMFREMEFAAKATDASAVEVLRMATVNGAEVAGLNCGLIEPGRDARLVVLDGDSNNLSGVRDPVRAVVRRAGAGDVKRVTEPSDDGGSLPS; this is encoded by the coding sequence GTGAGCGACGGCGACCCCGTCACCCACGAGGGGACGGTCCTGGTCGGGCACGACTTCGAGGCGGTCGAGGGACGTGTCGTCGTCGAAGACGGGAACGTCGCCGCCGTCGAGGAGACAGCCGTCGACTCGACGGACATCGTCTGTCCGGCGTTCGTCAACGCCCACACCCACATCGGCGACTCCGTGGCGAAGGAGGCTGGCCGCGGCCTCGAGTTGGACGCACTCGTCGCGCCGCCCGGCGGCCTCAAACACCGAATTCTCCGGTCGACCGACCGCGCGGAGTTGGTCGCGGCGATGCGTCGTTCCCTCCAATATATGCACGACACGGGGACGACCGCCCACGTCGAGTTCCGCGAGGGCGGCGTCGCGGGCGTCGAGGCAATCGCGACGGCCAGCGAGGGTCTCCCCGTGGAGTCAGTTGTCCTCGGTCGCGAGGAGGTGGCCGCGATGGAACACCCGTTTGCCGCAGGCTTCGGTGCCAGCGGCGCCCGCGATGCCAACTTCGCCGACGAGCGTGCGGCGACCCGCGAGGCGGGCAAGACGTTCGGCATTCACGCCGGAGAGCGTGACCCCGACGACATCGACGCGGCGATGGACTTGGACCCGGACCACATCGTGCATCTCGTCCACCCCGAGCAACACCACCTCGACCGACTGGAGCAGGAGGGCTGGCCAGTCGTCGTCTGTCCGCGCTCCAACCTCGTCACCGGCGTCGGCCTCCCGCCGCTTCGCGACCTTCTCGACCGCACGACCGTCGCACTCGGCACAGATAACGTGATGCTCAACAGTCCCTCGATGTTCCGCGAGATGGAGTTCGCCGCGAAGGCGACGGACGCATCCGCCGTGGAAGTGCTTCGGATGGCGACAGTCAACGGTGCCGAGGTCGCTGGCCTGAACTGCGGGCTGATCGAACCCGGCCGCGACGCTCGCCTCGTCGTCCTCGACGGCGACTCGAACAACCTCTCGGGAGTTCGTGACCCGGTTCGAGCGGTCGTCCGACGCGCTGGTGCGGGCGACGTGAAGCGAGTGACTGAACCGTCCGACGACGGCGGGTCGCTCCCCTCGTGA
- a CDS encoding HD domain-containing protein — protein MTTIKDSVHDHISVDGVAADLLDTGPVQRLRRVAQLGTVKLVYPSANHTRFEHSLGVYHLADRALSSVGVEGTEAERVRAAALLHDIGHAPFSHNVEELLHRHTGLYHDDVEDLLVDTEVGDVLLAHDLDPERVAGLIAGEGRLGQLVSGELDVDRMDYLVRDAHHTGVPYGTIDHERLIRELTFADGELVLDEGNVQTAESLLMARALMTPTVYAHPVARISKAMLRRATERLIDSPDIEAQQVRRMDDYDLICALRMTPETEEFARRYDRRDLYKRAIWAEYDDTPESLRAADHEQVRELEAAIADRGAVSAEQVVLDVPSEPSMTESTSEVLVSGEIRRLGDHSPLVTGLRAAQKQQWRMGVYTVADATERVGKAAVDVLGLDIDGGLVSDVRGRVNANLDEFHPGERAGTGE, from the coding sequence ATGACGACTATCAAAGACTCCGTCCACGACCACATCTCCGTGGACGGCGTCGCGGCGGACCTCCTCGACACGGGGCCGGTCCAGCGACTCCGTCGGGTCGCCCAACTCGGGACGGTCAAACTCGTGTACCCCTCCGCGAACCACACGCGGTTCGAGCACTCGCTTGGCGTCTACCACCTCGCTGACCGCGCCCTCTCGTCGGTCGGCGTCGAGGGGACCGAAGCCGAGCGTGTTCGGGCCGCCGCCCTCCTCCACGACATCGGTCACGCCCCGTTCAGTCACAACGTCGAGGAACTCCTCCACCGCCACACCGGTCTGTACCACGACGACGTCGAGGACCTCCTCGTCGACACCGAGGTGGGCGACGTCCTTCTCGCCCACGACCTCGACCCCGAACGGGTGGCGGGTCTCATCGCAGGCGAGGGTCGACTCGGACAACTCGTCTCTGGAGAACTCGACGTGGACCGGATGGACTACCTCGTGCGCGACGCCCACCACACGGGCGTCCCCTACGGCACTATCGACCACGAGCGTCTCATCCGCGAACTCACGTTCGCCGACGGGGAACTGGTGCTCGACGAGGGGAACGTCCAGACCGCGGAGTCGCTGTTGATGGCGCGGGCGCTGATGACGCCGACCGTGTACGCTCACCCGGTCGCGCGCATCTCGAAGGCGATGCTGCGCCGCGCGACCGAACGCCTCATCGACTCGCCTGACATCGAGGCCCAGCAGGTGCGGCGGATGGACGACTACGACCTGATCTGTGCGCTTCGGATGACGCCCGAGACCGAGGAGTTCGCTCGCCGATACGACCGACGCGACCTGTACAAGCGAGCGATCTGGGCCGAGTACGACGACACGCCCGAGTCGCTGCGGGCGGCCGACCACGAACAGGTACGGGAGTTGGAGGCCGCCATCGCCGACCGCGGGGCGGTATCGGCCGAGCAGGTCGTCCTCGACGTGCCATCGGAGCCGTCGATGACAGAGTCCACGTCGGAGGTCCTCGTGAGCGGTGAGATCCGTCGCCTCGGTGACCACTCGCCGCTCGTGACCGGCCTCCGTGCGGCGCAGAAACAGCAGTGGCGGATGGGCGTCTACACCGTGGCCGACGCCACCGAACGAGTCGGGAAAGCGGCTGTCGACGTCCTCGGTCTGGACATCGACGGTGGCCTCGTCTCGGACGTTCGCGGGCGGGTCAACGCCAATCTCGACGAGTTCCACCCGGGCGAACGGGCGGGGACCGGAGAGTGA
- a CDS encoding DUF7537 family lipoprotein, which translates to MRARTRRSLPIAVGLALLVVLAGCTGGDAPYEGAPSAEQVEQSHEEALRDAGSFTYNQTVTVNASIVEVTSNTTAAVELDPDAYHLQSETGEGRFEVYAPADDRPYVRSQFGDTITYERADNESVPNASRFVTPPVSDLSSSFDFTANGTTEVDGTTTYVYEANLSTLNESAVGPVGESLAEAEATNATVTVYVRSDGLVKRLDYEFVVEGFGSPARLSLTLTYEDVGSTTVDEPSWLEEARTATN; encoded by the coding sequence ATGAGAGCGCGCACACGACGGTCCCTCCCGATAGCGGTCGGACTCGCCCTCCTCGTCGTCCTCGCCGGGTGTACCGGCGGCGACGCACCGTACGAGGGCGCACCCTCCGCCGAACAGGTCGAACAGAGCCACGAAGAGGCGCTTCGCGACGCGGGGAGTTTCACGTACAACCAGACGGTGACGGTGAATGCGAGCATCGTCGAGGTGACGAGCAACACCACGGCAGCCGTGGAGTTAGACCCCGATGCGTACCACCTACAGAGTGAGACCGGCGAGGGTCGCTTCGAGGTGTACGCGCCCGCCGACGACCGGCCGTACGTCCGCTCGCAGTTCGGCGACACCATCACCTACGAACGCGCCGACAACGAGTCGGTCCCGAACGCCAGTCGGTTCGTGACGCCGCCGGTGAGCGACTTGTCCTCCAGTTTCGACTTCACCGCGAACGGCACCACAGAGGTCGACGGCACGACGACGTACGTGTACGAGGCGAACCTCTCGACGCTGAACGAGTCGGCCGTCGGGCCGGTCGGTGAGTCACTCGCGGAGGCGGAGGCGACGAACGCGACGGTCACTGTGTACGTCCGCTCGGACGGCCTCGTGAAACGCCTCGATTACGAGTTCGTCGTCGAGGGCTTCGGATCGCCCGCACGCCTGTCGCTGACGCTCACCTACGAGGACGTGGGATCGACGACGGTCGATGAACCGTCGTGGCTGGAAGAGGCGCGGACGGCGACGAACTGA
- a CDS encoding HD domain-containing protein encodes MKAIKDSVHDYITLDPVAADLLDTRTLQRLRHIKQLSTVRLVYPSASHTRFEHSLGVYHLADRALEYLGVDGDRARHLRAAALLHDVGHGPYGHQTEEVIRRRTGVDHDELGDLLGTTDAGEVLRDHGLSVDRVAAIVRGEGELGQLVSGELDVDRMDYLVRDAHHTGVPYGTIDHERLIRELTYRDGSLVLAEGNVQTAESLLLARALMDSTVYRHHVSRVAGAMLERASERLLESDAGIDVMQFRRMADHDLLVALREYVPHLGERIEYRDLFKRAVWADLSATPADVVEMDHEDERAAEREIVDIAGVHARDVIVDAPGRPTFTEAGSRVVVDGVPQRLEDASELVSGLRAAQRSGWRMGVYAPETATEEVAAAAESVLGVRAGPIRD; translated from the coding sequence ATGAAGGCGATCAAGGACAGCGTCCACGACTACATCACCCTCGACCCCGTCGCCGCGGATCTGCTCGACACCCGGACCCTCCAGCGCCTGCGCCATATCAAGCAGTTGTCGACCGTCCGCCTCGTCTACCCCTCCGCCTCCCACACGCGCTTCGAGCACTCACTTGGCGTGTACCACCTCGCCGACCGCGCGCTGGAGTACCTCGGCGTCGACGGTGACCGTGCCCGTCACCTCCGCGCGGCGGCCCTCCTCCACGACGTGGGGCACGGCCCGTACGGCCACCAGACCGAGGAAGTGATCCGCCGGCGCACGGGCGTCGACCACGACGAACTCGGCGACCTCCTCGGCACCACCGACGCGGGTGAGGTCCTCCGCGACCACGGCCTCTCCGTCGACCGTGTCGCCGCCATCGTCCGCGGCGAGGGCGAACTCGGGCAACTCGTCTCCGGAGAGTTGGACGTGGATCGGATGGACTACCTCGTGCGCGACGCTCACCACACCGGCGTCCCCTACGGCACCATCGACCACGAACGCCTCATCCGCGAACTCACGTATCGGGACGGCTCGCTCGTCCTCGCCGAAGGAAACGTCCAGACCGCAGAATCCCTGTTGCTCGCGCGGGCGCTGATGGACTCGACCGTCTACCGCCACCACGTCTCCCGAGTCGCGGGCGCGATGCTCGAACGCGCTTCCGAACGACTGCTCGAATCGGACGCGGGCATCGACGTGATGCAGTTCCGGCGGATGGCCGACCACGACCTCCTCGTCGCCCTCCGCGAGTACGTCCCGCACCTCGGCGAACGCATCGAGTACCGAGACCTGTTCAAGCGGGCTGTGTGGGCGGACCTGTCGGCGACGCCCGCCGACGTCGTCGAGATGGACCACGAAGACGAACGCGCGGCCGAACGCGAAATCGTCGACATCGCGGGCGTCCACGCGCGCGACGTCATCGTCGACGCGCCCGGCCGGCCAACCTTCACCGAGGCTGGAAGCCGCGTCGTCGTCGACGGCGTGCCCCAGCGACTTGAGGACGCCTCCGAACTCGTCTCGGGGTTGCGGGCCGCGCAACGCTCGGGGTGGCGGATGGGTGTCTACGCGCCCGAGACTGCGACCGAAGAAGTAGCCGCCGCCGCCGAGTCCGTCCTCGGCGTTCGTGCAGGGCCGATCCGCGACTGA
- a CDS encoding Lrp/AsnC family transcriptional regulator produces MELDDTDRAILRILQSDARTPFSEVARRIDMSSATVHERVSRMEEAGVLKGYRAEVDAKALGYGVSAFVGLRVQQGHEEEALETLKDIEEVREVHLTTGEYDVMLRVYAESTDDLRDLMFGQIATMDGFDRSQTMVILGTDYQESGVPI; encoded by the coding sequence ATGGAACTCGACGACACCGACCGCGCTATCCTCCGTATCCTCCAATCGGACGCTCGGACGCCGTTCAGCGAGGTGGCTCGACGGATCGATATGTCGAGCGCGACGGTCCACGAGCGCGTCTCTCGAATGGAGGAAGCGGGCGTGCTGAAGGGGTATCGCGCGGAGGTGGACGCGAAGGCGCTCGGCTACGGCGTCTCGGCGTTCGTCGGGCTACGCGTCCAACAGGGCCACGAGGAGGAGGCACTGGAGACGCTCAAAGACATCGAGGAGGTGCGCGAGGTCCACCTGACCACCGGCGAGTACGACGTGATGTTGCGCGTGTACGCCGAGTCGACCGACGACCTCCGCGACCTGATGTTCGGACAGATCGCGACGATGGACGGGTTCGACCGCTCGCAGACGATGGTCATCCTCGGCACCGACTACCAAGAGTCCGGCGTCCCGATCTGA
- a CDS encoding inositol monophosphatase family protein, with product MTDSNADTTARVDVAEQAARAGATVAGDHFRRGIDVERKGGKTNVVTEADRESQRRVIAEIRETFPDDAVVGEEEDELKAVPDEGAAWVIDPIDGTNNYVRDIRAFATAVAAVVDGEPVASAIALPAMDDVYVADAETVYRNGTEVSVSDRTDPETGAATPTVWWDFDARDEYATACAEIVERFGDMRRFGSAQVTLAMIAEGALDATITNVACNPWDTVAGVHMVRNAGGTVTDLDGDRWRHDSTGLVVSNGSLHDEALAAARAIRAVADGDA from the coding sequence ATGACCGATTCGAACGCCGACACGACGGCGCGCGTCGACGTGGCCGAGCAGGCGGCCCGCGCAGGTGCGACCGTCGCCGGCGACCACTTCCGACGCGGCATCGACGTCGAGCGAAAGGGTGGCAAGACGAACGTGGTGACGGAGGCAGACCGCGAGAGCCAACGGCGCGTCATCGCGGAGATTCGCGAGACGTTCCCCGACGACGCCGTCGTCGGCGAGGAGGAAGACGAACTGAAGGCCGTCCCCGACGAGGGCGCGGCGTGGGTCATCGACCCCATTGACGGGACGAACAACTACGTCCGCGACATCCGCGCGTTCGCCACCGCCGTCGCCGCCGTCGTCGACGGCGAACCCGTCGCCTCGGCCATCGCGCTCCCAGCGATGGACGACGTGTACGTCGCCGACGCGGAGACGGTGTACCGCAACGGCACGGAGGTCAGCGTCAGCGACCGAACCGATCCGGAGACGGGCGCGGCGACGCCGACCGTCTGGTGGGACTTCGACGCCCGCGACGAGTACGCGACGGCGTGTGCAGAGATTGTCGAACGCTTCGGCGATATGCGACGCTTCGGGTCCGCGCAGGTGACACTCGCGATGATCGCGGAGGGTGCGCTCGACGCGACCATCACGAACGTCGCGTGCAACCCTTGGGACACGGTTGCCGGTGTCCACATGGTCCGCAACGCAGGTGGCACAGTGACCGACCTCGACGGCGACCGCTGGCGACACGACTCCACGGGACTCGTCGTCTCGAACGGGTCGCTACACGACGAGGCGTTGGCCGCCGCACGGGCGATTCGTGCGGTTGCCGACGGCGACGCGTAA
- a CDS encoding DUF309 domain-containing protein, translating into MDDHTRDPSVAPPLGDPTGWRSAERVWEHATLRRATEHGVRLFNSGDFHESHDCFEDEWYNYGGGSTESAFLHGMVQVAAGAYKHFDFEDDAGMRSLFETALQYLHGVPGDFYGVDVDDVRETLRHALSDPTVLHGWRIELDGHTATAYDADYEYAESLDH; encoded by the coding sequence ATGGACGACCACACGCGCGACCCGAGCGTCGCGCCCCCGCTTGGCGACCCGACCGGGTGGCGCTCCGCCGAACGGGTCTGGGAGCACGCCACCCTCCGCCGTGCGACCGAACACGGCGTCCGCCTGTTCAACAGCGGCGACTTCCACGAGTCACACGACTGTTTCGAAGACGAGTGGTACAACTACGGCGGCGGGTCAACCGAGAGCGCCTTCCTCCACGGGATGGTGCAGGTCGCGGCTGGCGCGTACAAGCACTTCGACTTCGAGGACGACGCCGGGATGCGGAGCCTCTTCGAGACGGCGCTGCAGTACCTCCACGGCGTCCCCGGCGACTTCTACGGGGTCGACGTCGACGACGTGCGCGAGACGCTTCGCCACGCCCTCTCGGACCCGACCGTGCTCCACGGCTGGCGTATCGAACTCGACGGCCACACCGCGACGGCGTACGACGCCGACTACGAGTACGCCGAGTCGTTGGATCACTGA
- a CDS encoding M42 family metallopeptidase: MDGFDLLRSLTEVHGPVGYEDGPRELVVSEFEQTVDRVRTDAMGNVVGTVEGDADGPELLVAAHMDEIGFMVTHVDDEGFLRVSSLGGWNAEVLRAARVRVHADGGDDPLDGVIGAIPAHVRDTEDEQDVDDVAIDVGLDGEAAAERVNVGDVVTMRAPTERIGNCVSGKALDDRAGVWAMLRAAELSDPETTVHFVATTQEEVGLRGAEAVGVDIAPDVAIAVDGTLERSVPGVDAADRVTTLGDGVGIKQKDATVIPTPAVVDRLEALAADRGIPSQREVAANIGTDTGALQTAAGSTPVGAVSIPVRYHHSTVETAHVDDLAATVELLVAVAEAGADGRY; encoded by the coding sequence ATGGACGGCTTCGACCTGCTTCGATCACTCACCGAGGTGCACGGCCCCGTCGGTTACGAGGACGGCCCCCGCGAACTCGTCGTTAGCGAGTTCGAGCAGACGGTCGACCGCGTTCGGACGGACGCGATGGGCAACGTCGTCGGCACCGTCGAGGGCGACGCGGACGGCCCGGAACTGCTCGTCGCCGCGCATATGGACGAAATCGGGTTCATGGTCACCCACGTCGACGACGAGGGCTTCCTCCGCGTCAGTTCGCTCGGCGGGTGGAACGCCGAGGTACTCCGGGCGGCCCGCGTGCGCGTCCACGCCGACGGCGGCGATGACCCCCTCGACGGCGTCATCGGCGCGATTCCAGCCCACGTCCGGGACACCGAGGACGAACAAGATGTAGACGACGTCGCCATCGACGTGGGTCTCGACGGCGAGGCGGCCGCAGAACGGGTGAACGTCGGCGACGTGGTGACGATGCGTGCGCCGACCGAACGAATCGGGAACTGCGTGAGCGGAAAGGCGCTCGACGACCGCGCGGGCGTGTGGGCGATGCTCCGTGCGGCCGAACTGAGCGACCCCGAGACGACGGTTCACTTCGTCGCGACGACACAGGAGGAGGTCGGCTTGCGCGGCGCGGAGGCGGTCGGCGTCGACATAGCCCCGGACGTGGCTATCGCTGTCGACGGCACGCTCGAACGCTCCGTCCCGGGCGTCGACGCCGCCGACCGCGTCACCACGCTCGGCGACGGCGTCGGTATCAAACAGAAGGACGCGACCGTGATTCCGACGCCAGCAGTCGTCGACAGACTGGAGGCACTCGCGGCCGACCGCGGAATCCCGAGTCAGCGCGAGGTCGCCGCGAACATCGGAACGGACACGGGTGCACTCCAGACCGCCGCCGGTTCGACACCGGTGGGTGCGGTGTCGATTCCGGTTCGGTACCACCACTCGACCGTCGAGACCGCTCACGTCGACGACCTCGCAGCGACCGTCGAGTTGCTCGTGGCAGTCGCGGAGGCGGGCGCTGACGGCCGCTACTGA
- a CDS encoding DUF7546 family protein, whose amino-acid sequence MAGERETSERSGPSLHRLDAGDVVAWLRGEFLRPWWLAVLGIEAALLVAYFGLTDATVTRPGYVLAPFVWINASLWAVTRTVPTAAPSRRRLVAGTLSVGYFVVLLAVTGLVGGGTGTELAYVEVGVGSPGWGPVVRYGGTLASVTVVPYRFIGYLAIAYLVYEALLGASTAALSGVVGLASCVSCGFSVVLSVVAGLTGASSGAVGAVYAASVEVSTAAFLLALLLLVARPGGRSRSNGE is encoded by the coding sequence ATGGCAGGTGAGCGCGAGACGAGCGAGCGGAGCGGCCCGTCGCTCCACCGTCTCGATGCTGGCGACGTGGTTGCGTGGCTTCGTGGTGAGTTTTTGCGCCCGTGGTGGCTCGCCGTCCTCGGAATCGAGGCCGCCCTGCTCGTCGCGTACTTCGGGCTGACAGACGCAACCGTGACCAGGCCGGGCTACGTTCTCGCGCCGTTCGTCTGGATCAACGCGTCGCTGTGGGCGGTGACGCGAACGGTTCCAACGGCAGCCCCGAGTCGCCGTCGGCTGGTCGCCGGGACGCTCTCTGTCGGCTACTTCGTCGTCTTACTCGCGGTCACTGGACTGGTCGGCGGCGGCACCGGCACCGAACTCGCGTACGTCGAAGTCGGAGTCGGGTCGCCTGGCTGGGGGCCAGTCGTCCGCTACGGCGGCACACTCGCGTCGGTGACGGTCGTTCCCTACCGCTTCATCGGCTATCTCGCGATCGCGTATCTCGTGTACGAGGCGTTGCTCGGCGCGAGTACGGCCGCCCTATCGGGGGTGGTAGGACTCGCCTCCTGCGTGAGTTGCGGCTTCTCGGTGGTGCTGTCGGTCGTCGCGGGCCTCACGGGCGCGTCGTCCGGTGCCGTGGGTGCGGTGTACGCTGCCTCGGTCGAGGTGTCGACGGCGGCGTTCCTGTTGGCGCTCCTGTTGCTCGTCGCTCGTCCCGGTGGAAGATCCAGATCGAACGGCGAGTGA
- a CDS encoding cytochrome C oxidase subunit IV family protein: MTSTKLYTVIYVVLFVLATVQVLIEQAGFLDSVYWTAFGVIMLLSTVKALLVVGYFQHLKFEPRAVALVVLAGLLGALALTAAAAYSIL; the protein is encoded by the coding sequence ATGACATCCACTAAACTGTACACGGTAATCTACGTGGTCCTGTTCGTCCTCGCGACAGTGCAGGTGCTCATCGAACAGGCGGGCTTCCTCGACTCCGTCTACTGGACGGCGTTCGGGGTCATTATGCTCCTCTCGACGGTGAAGGCGCTGCTCGTCGTCGGCTACTTCCAGCACCTCAAGTTCGAACCTCGTGCGGTCGCGCTTGTGGTCCTCGCAGGCCTGTTGGGCGCACTCGCACTCACCGCGGCGGCGGCGTACTCGATCCTGTAA
- a CDS encoding cbb3-type cytochrome c oxidase subunit I: MSSSLATPELPDSSTLKRYFVTTNHKDIGLLYIGTSLFFLVFGGVLALLVRTQLWSSRAPGEGILGPLAYNQAVSAHGLLMVFWFLSPLAFGFANYVVPLQIGAKDLAFPRLNALSYWLYLFSGLLFGVSFFQGASFSGGWTMYAPLNVPTFLPSIGATTTTFALLLFTVSVTVGGVNFITTIHRMRAKGMSLWNMPLFSWTILLTVWMMLFAFAALLAALLILSSDRLLGTTYFAQSSPGGAILWTHLFWFFGHPEVYIVFFPALGVMAEVFQTFTGRRIVGRKWFIAAMILVAVQSFFVWMHHMFLTSISLNVKTLFMITTIGISLPFDLMVFALIYTLKKGDIRFSTPFLFNFGALVVFILGGITGVFLGAVVLDYEFRGTYWVVAHFHYVMVGGVTALVGGIYYWFPKFTGRMYDEFLGKVHFAMYFVGFNLLYFPMFLAWETPRRVFAYQSSLEPWHQLATVGGFLLGSSFLVMFYNLYRSMWAGDPAPDNPWEYASTGEWAVSSPPPLENYPGYPDYTDGSLRFVDEETVRTSDTGDAGSASAAADGGTLFRSEAATPPATTAETEHGHHVSHASAWPVVIAAGAFLTLLGASGIQEGSFVDGMAGGAYLGLLVAGGVVTLGALVAMTMEPFDGPVVEWAAQWPFGEVENTKLGMWVFLASDVVLFGAFIGAYAFVRVAYGWESWHDLVPVAHVPLPGLINTYLLLTSSFTVVIAMVAAQKRKRGLLIGSLVTTFVLGVGFLINKALEWNHLFHVHEAAFPNGWDLSTNIASSTFYLTTGLHGAHVAVGLLITLYLIVRAWRGAYIGEDEPIEYFGLYWHFVDVVWLFLFPLFYIL, translated from the coding sequence GTGAGTTCCTCGCTGGCGACGCCGGAGTTGCCTGACTCGTCGACGCTGAAGCGGTACTTCGTCACGACGAATCACAAGGACATCGGCCTCCTGTACATCGGAACGTCGCTGTTTTTCCTCGTATTCGGCGGGGTTCTCGCGCTGTTGGTCCGAACGCAATTGTGGAGTTCGCGTGCCCCTGGAGAGGGTATCCTCGGACCGCTGGCGTACAACCAGGCGGTGTCTGCACACGGCCTGCTGATGGTGTTCTGGTTCCTCTCGCCGCTCGCGTTCGGCTTCGCCAACTACGTCGTCCCGCTCCAGATCGGTGCGAAAGACCTCGCGTTCCCGCGGCTGAACGCCTTGAGTTACTGGCTGTATCTGTTCTCGGGACTTCTGTTCGGCGTGTCGTTCTTCCAAGGAGCGTCGTTCTCGGGCGGGTGGACGATGTACGCGCCGCTGAACGTTCCGACGTTCCTCCCGAGCATCGGCGCGACGACCACGACGTTCGCGCTGCTGCTGTTCACCGTCTCGGTGACGGTAGGTGGGGTGAACTTCATCACCACCATCCATCGAATGCGGGCGAAGGGGATGTCGCTGTGGAACATGCCGCTGTTCTCGTGGACCATCCTCCTCACCGTGTGGATGATGCTGTTCGCGTTCGCGGCGCTGTTGGCCGCGCTGCTCATCCTCTCGTCGGACCGTCTCCTCGGGACGACCTACTTCGCGCAGTCGAGTCCCGGCGGCGCTATCCTGTGGACGCACCTGTTCTGGTTCTTCGGCCACCCCGAGGTGTACATCGTGTTCTTCCCTGCCCTCGGCGTGATGGCGGAGGTGTTCCAGACGTTCACCGGGCGGCGCATCGTCGGCCGCAAGTGGTTCATCGCGGCGATGATCCTCGTCGCCGTCCAGAGTTTCTTCGTCTGGATGCACCACATGTTCTTGACGAGCATCTCGCTCAACGTCAAGACGCTCTTTATGATCACCACCATCGGCATCTCGCTGCCGTTCGACCTGATGGTGTTCGCGCTCATCTACACGCTGAAGAAGGGCGACATCCGCTTCTCGACACCGTTCCTGTTCAACTTCGGCGCACTCGTCGTGTTCATCCTCGGCGGCATCACGGGCGTCTTCCTGGGCGCGGTCGTCCTCGACTACGAGTTCCGCGGCACCTACTGGGTCGTCGCGCACTTCCACTACGTGATGGTCGGCGGCGTCACCGCGCTCGTCGGCGGCATCTACTACTGGTTCCCGAAGTTCACCGGGCGGATGTACGACGAGTTCCTCGGGAAAGTCCACTTCGCGATGTACTTCGTCGGGTTCAATCTGCTGTACTTCCCGATGTTCCTCGCGTGGGAGACGCCCCGCCGGGTGTTCGCCTACCAGAGTTCGCTGGAGCCGTGGCACCAACTCGCCACCGTCGGCGGGTTCCTGCTGGGGTCGTCGTTCCTCGTGATGTTCTACAACCTGTACCGGAGTATGTGGGCCGGCGACCCCGCGCCCGACAACCCCTGGGAGTACGCGAGTACGGGCGAGTGGGCGGTGTCGTCGCCGCCGCCGCTCGAAAACTACCCCGGCTACCCCGACTACACCGATGGGTCCCTGCGGTTCGTCGACGAGGAGACGGTTCGGACGAGCGACACGGGCGACGCAGGGAGTGCGTCCGCGGCCGCCGACGGCGGCACGCTCTTCCGCTCGGAGGCAGCGACGCCGCCGGCGACGACCGCCGAGACGGAGCACGGTCACCACGTGAGTCACGCCAGCGCCTGGCCCGTCGTCATCGCCGCCGGCGCGTTCCTCACGCTGTTGGGCGCTTCCGGAATTCAGGAGGGTTCGTTCGTCGACGGGATGGCCGGCGGCGCGTACCTCGGCCTCCTCGTCGCCGGCGGCGTCGTCACCCTCGGCGCACTCGTCGCAATGACGATGGAGCCGTTCGACGGGCCGGTCGTCGAGTGGGCCGCCCAGTGGCCCTTCGGCGAGGTGGAGAACACCAAACTCGGGATGTGGGTGTTCCTCGCCTCCGACGTGGTGCTGTTCGGCGCGTTCATCGGCGCGTACGCGTTCGTCCGGGTTGCGTACGGCTGGGAGTCGTGGCACGACCTCGTCCCGGTCGCACACGTCCCGCTTCCGGGCCTCATCAACACGTACCTCCTGCTCACGAGCAGTTTCACCGTCGTCATCGCGATGGTCGCCGCACAGAAGCGCAAACGGGGCCTCCTCATCGGGAGTCTCGTGACGACGTTCGTCCTCGGGGTGGGGTTCCTGATCAACAAGGCGCTGGAGTGGAACCACCTGTTCCACGTCCACGAGGCGGCGTTCCCCAACGGGTGGGACTTATCGACGAACATCGCGTCGTCGACGTTCTACCTGACGACTGGCCTCCACGGTGCACACGTCGCGGTGGGGCTGCTCATCACGCTGTACCTGATCGTTCGGGCGTGGCGCGGAGCGTACATAGGCGAGGACGAACCCATCGAGTACTTCGGCCTGTACTGGCACTTCGTCGACGTCGTCTGGCTGTTCCTGTTCCCGCTGTTCTACATCCTGTGA